The Polyangium mundeleinium genome contains the following window.
GACGAACCAGGACCTCATGACCTCCGTCGCCGAGCGTCGCTTCCGGCAGGACCTCTACTACCGCCTCAACGTGGCGCGCTTCATCCTGCCGCCGCTGCGCGAGCGTCGTGAGGACATCCCGGTCCTCTTCGAGTTCTTCCTCGACAAGTACAACCGCAAGATGAGCACGAAGGCGCGCGTCGGCGACGGCGTGCTCGAAGCGGTGTCGAACTACGAGTTCCCGGGCAACATCCGCGAGCTCGAGAACCTCGTCGAGCAGGCCGTCGCGCTCTCGGGCGGCGGCATGATCACGATCGACGACCTCGGCCTGGCCCCCGGCCCCTCGCAGAAGACAGCACCGACGAGCGGCGGCCGCGCCCTCTCCGACGTGGTCGACTCCGCCGAACGTCAAGCCATCGAGGCCGCGCTGCGCGAGTGCGACGGTAGCCGCGAGCGCGCCGCCGAGGTGCTCGGCATCAGCGCCACCACGCTCTGGCGCAAGATGACACGGCTCGCGATCACGTATCCGCCCGTCTGAACCCGCCCGCCCCCTCCGGAGCCCGCCCCCGGGACATTGCAGATTTGCAATGTCCCGAGCGAAGCACCTTTCCGACATGCAATGTTCGAGGCGAACATCGTCTGCCCCGGATGATGCGTTGCGGCGTCGATCACCGGAGGTTTGCCCCGGGATCCATCGATGGAACGTGTGTTGCTTCGAAAAACGGCAAAGACGAACCCGAGCGCTTTCGTGTCGGCGTCGTCTCTGAAGGGGTCCTTACCCATGCCGCGCGTGTTGATCGTCGATGACGAGGAGAATCAACGCAAGACGCTCTCGATCGGGCTTCGGCTGGAGGGGTTCGAGGTCGTCGGCGCCGCGTCCGGGGAAGAGGCGCTACGCTTGCTCGGCGAGAAGGCCGTCGACGTCGCGATGGTCGACCTGATGCTTCCAGGCATGAGTGGTCTAGACCTCGTGCGTCAGATCCGCCGCATGTTCCCGAACGTGCGCGTCTACCTCGCGAGCGCCTACCACCTCTCGTCGCGCCAGATGGAGCGCGCCGACTGCGGCGCCGCCGGCTTCATCCCCAAGCCCTACGCCCTCTCCGAGCTCAGCCGCCTGCTGCAAGCCAAGACCCCGGCGCCTGCGCAAGTCGCGTGCTAACAGCCGCGCGTGCGCCGCGACCTCCTCGCCTACGATCTACCGCCCGAGCTCATCGCCGCGCATCCGTCCCCGGATCGTGAAAGCGCGCGCCTGCTCGTCGTCGACGACGCGCCCGGCCGCCTCGAACACGCCTTCATCCGCGACTTGCCCGATCGCTTGCCCGAAGGCGCGCTCGTCGTCGTCAACGACACGCGTGTCCTGCCTGCGCGCCTCCTCGGCCGCAAAGCGTCGAGCGGCGGCAAGGTCGAGATCTTCCTCGTCCGGAAAGTCGCCGACGCGCACGTCGAGCGCAACGGCGAGCGCCTCCCCGCCGAGCGATGGCGCGCCCTCGGCCGCTCGTCGAAACCCCTCCGCGAAGGCGCCGAGATCACCATCGACGGCCCCGCCTCGCTCGTCGCGCGGATCGAAGGCCGGGACGGGGGGTTTGGGGGCGCAGCTCCGCTTGCCGGAGCGAAGCCCCCAAGCGCAGAACGAGGCCTCTTCGACGTCGTCCTCTTCTCGCCCGAGGGCCGCTCCGTCCCCGACGCGGTCGAGGCGGCGGGCCACATCCCGCTCCCGCCGTACATCCGTCGCGACGACGACGCGACCGACCGCGCGCGCTACCAGACCGTCTACGCCCGCGAGCCCGGCGCCGTCGCCGCGCCGACCGCGGGTCTGCACCTGACCGAGCCGCTGATCGAGCGTTTCTCCGCGCGCGGGATGGAGCTTGCGCGGGTCACGTTGCACGTCGGGCTTGGCACGTTTCAGCCGGTGACAGTCTCCGATCTCGATGATCACCCGATGCACGCCGAGGTCTACCGCGTGCCGCCCGAGACAGCCGAGGCCGTGGCGCGCGCGAGGCAGAAAGGCCGGGAGATCGTGGCCATCGGGACGACCAGCGTGCGCGCTCTGGAGAGCGCCGCGGACCCCGAGCACGAGGGGCACGTCGTCGCGCGGGAGGGGGAGACACGCCTCTTGATCCAGCCGGGCTATCGCTTTCGCGTGGTCGATCGGCTGCTGACGAATTTTCACCTGCCGGAGTCCACGCTCCTCGCGCTCGTGGGCGCCTTCGCGGGGCTCCCGCGCGTCCTCGAGAGTTACCGCGTCGCGATCGAGGAGAGGTACCGGTTTTACTCGTACGGCGACGCGATGCTTCTGAGGAGACAACGATGAGCGGGCCGAGCACGCCCGGATATGCCTTCCGCACCCTCGCCACGAGCGGCGCGGCGCGCGCAGGCGTCCTGACCACGCCGCATGGCGACGTCCCCACCCCGACGTTCATGCCCGTCGGCACGCAGGGCAGCGTGAAGACGATGAGCCCGGACGAGGTCGCGGCCACGGGCGCGCGCATCGTCCTCGGCAACACCTACCACCTCTGGCTCCGGCCCGGCCCCGAGGTCGTCGCCGAGCTCGGGGGCCTGCACGGCTTCACGAAGTGGCCCCACGCGATGCTCACGGACTCGGGCGGCTTTCAGGCCTTCTCGCTCGCCGAGCGGCGGCAGACGAGCGAGGACGGGTTCGTCTTCCGCTCGCACCTCGACGGCGCGAAGAAGGTCCTCACGCCCGAGGTGGCGATGCAGGTGCAGGGGAAGATCGGCGCCGACATCGCGATGCAGCTCGACATCTGCCCGCCCGGCGACGCCTCGCGCGCCGACTTCGAGGCCGCGTGCGCGCGCACCACGCGCTGGGCGCGGCGTTGCCTCGCGGCCAAGCGGCCGGATCAGGCGGTCTTCGGCATCGTGCAGGGCGGCACCGACCCCGCGCTCCGGCGCGCGCATGCCGAGGAGCTCGCGGCGATGCCCTTCGCGGCTGATCACCGTGCACAACCTGCACCTCTACGGCACGCTCGTGCGCGAGGCGCGGGAGGCGATCCTCGCGGGCCGCTACGACGCGTTCGCGAAGGAGTGGCTCGCGGGGCTCGAAGCGGGCGCGGCGGAGGCCGAGCCCGCCCGCGCTACTTGATGTTGAGCTCCAGCGTCGTCGGCTGCCCGTTGCGGACCACGTCCACGCGGATCTGGTTCGCCGACATCAGCCGCGCGTAGGCCTCCAGCGCGCTCTGCGGGTTCGTCATCTCGAACCCGTTGATGCGCTGGAGCTGATCGCCGTGCTTCAGCCCGATCGCGTCGAGCGCCGTCCCCTTGCGCACGCCCATGAGCCGCATGCCCGTCGTCTGATCGCCCTGCTTCGCCGGCAGCACGCGCACCTTCTGCAGGTACTCCGCCTGGTTCGTCAGGATCTCGTCCACCACCGTGCGGTCGATGTCGTACTGGTTCGGCCCCGTCTGCCGGATCCGCTCGGCGATGTGCGGCGGGAGCTGTCCT
Protein-coding sequences here:
- a CDS encoding response regulator; this translates as MPRVLIVDDEENQRKTLSIGLRLEGFEVVGAASGEEALRLLGEKAVDVAMVDLMLPGMSGLDLVRQIRRMFPNVRVYLASAYHLSSRQMERADCGAAGFIPKPYALSELSRLLQAKTPAPAQVAC
- the queA gene encoding tRNA preQ1(34) S-adenosylmethionine ribosyltransferase-isomerase QueA; amino-acid sequence: MRRDLLAYDLPPELIAAHPSPDRESARLLVVDDAPGRLEHAFIRDLPDRLPEGALVVVNDTRVLPARLLGRKASSGGKVEIFLVRKVADAHVERNGERLPAERWRALGRSSKPLREGAEITIDGPASLVARIEGRDGGFGGAAPLAGAKPPSAERGLFDVVLFSPEGRSVPDAVEAAGHIPLPPYIRRDDDATDRARYQTVYAREPGAVAAPTAGLHLTEPLIERFSARGMELARVTLHVGLGTFQPVTVSDLDDHPMHAEVYRVPPETAEAVARARQKGREIVAIGTTSVRALESAADPEHEGHVVAREGETRLLIQPGYRFRVVDRLLTNFHLPESTLLALVGAFAGLPRVLESYRVAIEERYRFYSYGDAMLLRRQR